A part of Desulfovibrio sp. genomic DNA contains:
- a CDS encoding RlmE family RNA methyltransferase — MKEYRDHYFLKAKRENYPARSVYKLKELDAKFRLLRPGQKILDLGAAPGSWSLGAAEKVGSKGLVLACDIQNTETTFPPQVTFMQEDVFDRSSAFETKLQELGPFDLVISDMAPRTTGTRFTDQARSLDLAVEALAVACLHLKQGGGFVVKIFMGPDVQELLAPMRQAFATVKSFKPKSSRAESKETFFVGLDFRAKPDQTDPVATPPGR; from the coding sequence ATGAAGGAATATCGAGACCATTACTTCCTCAAGGCCAAGCGCGAGAATTATCCCGCGCGTTCGGTCTACAAACTCAAGGAACTGGATGCCAAGTTCCGCCTGTTGCGGCCCGGCCAAAAGATTTTGGACCTGGGGGCAGCCCCTGGCTCATGGTCATTGGGCGCGGCGGAAAAGGTAGGCTCCAAGGGTTTGGTTCTCGCCTGTGACATTCAAAACACGGAGACGACCTTTCCCCCCCAGGTCACCTTCATGCAAGAGGACGTGTTTGACCGCTCTTCGGCCTTTGAAACCAAGCTGCAGGAACTCGGCCCCTTTGACCTTGTCATAAGCGACATGGCCCCACGCACAACAGGCACCCGCTTTACCGACCAGGCCCGCTCGCTGGATCTGGCCGTGGAGGCTCTGGCTGTCGCCTGTCTGCATCTCAAGCAGGGCGGCGGCTTTGTGGTGAAAATTTTCATGGGCCCGGACGTTCAGGAACTGCTGGCGCCCATGCGCCAGGCCTTTGCAACGGTCAAGTCCTTCAAACCCAAGAGTTCGCGTGCCGAAAGCAAGGAAACATTTTTTGTTGGCCTTGATTTTCGCGCCAAGCCGGACCAGACCGATCCTGTGGCAACGCCGCCGGGCCGGTAA
- a CDS encoding DUF3880 domain-containing protein, which translates to MSTEHVSRPQRIRLPDFTGRMQTLPDGQESWRRMGGGDDALVLGLGPGCPWQTPLAANARTVYWLEHPPTLQALPPLDQRGGPGLPAHWEHISADAAVALAGRCTCYFYGPGMRLAPEFWGPLLGSVDAALLEACAQAEGVAENDGLAPVRSTAPGKSAASEGGAAPDKSAAPAGAVPDKTAALAGAAVPGLKCAASRAFRQTSRGPVLLPGHDGQLLHQELRQALTACGLGPVLPMSDHWQPHADMHAVWRELFCQGKPRLLLSVNLRGLDAEGRMFHLCRDMGVPVALWLVDNPWHVLSALRLPWWREAHIFVTDASFMPELAAAGARHVHHLPLAVAPHMWRGQETAPAAPEKAEPLFVGRSAFPHKERFFAAASVPEDLQNEALALLENNEAPSGGPNYFWWRHRLGGAAWPGSAVRGAGLGAEICARANRARWLRMLLEGRASKCDGVGGEERPPLRIIGDAGWKALLPGADILPPVDYYAALPAWYARAVTLNVTSLLLPHSLSQRHFDVWAAGGVLLSDATSGLDIFAPDIADAVRLDRPEDFWPRWDALRTRPAHARDLRLAWREQLRLGHEYTHRVRRICQLAGIEIAPAAQAISQ; encoded by the coding sequence TTGAGCACAGAACACGTATCCAGACCACAACGCATCCGGCTGCCCGATTTTACCGGGCGCATGCAGACGCTGCCCGACGGGCAGGAGTCCTGGCGGCGCATGGGCGGCGGAGATGACGCGCTGGTTCTGGGGCTTGGCCCGGGCTGCCCGTGGCAAACGCCTCTTGCGGCAAACGCGCGCACTGTCTACTGGCTTGAGCACCCCCCCACCCTGCAAGCCCTGCCGCCTCTTGACCAAAGGGGTGGGCCGGGCCTGCCAGCCCATTGGGAGCACATATCTGCGGATGCTGCCGTGGCCTTGGCCGGACGCTGCACGTGCTATTTTTATGGCCCTGGCATGCGTCTGGCACCGGAATTCTGGGGGCCGCTGCTGGGCAGCGTGGACGCCGCGCTGCTGGAAGCCTGCGCGCAGGCGGAAGGGGTGGCAGAAAACGACGGCCTTGCGCCTGTAAGGTCTACAGCGCCTGGCAAATCTGCTGCGTCTGAAGGGGGCGCTGCGCCTGACAAATCTGCCGCGCCTGCCGGGGCTGTGCCCGACAAGACTGCCGCGCTTGCCGGGGCCGCCGTGCCTGGTCTGAAGTGTGCAGCGTCACGCGCGTTCCGCCAAACATCGCGCGGGCCTGTGCTGCTGCCGGGGCATGACGGCCAGTTGCTCCATCAGGAATTGCGCCAGGCCCTGACGGCCTGCGGGCTGGGGCCAGTCCTGCCCATGTCGGATCACTGGCAGCCGCATGCAGACATGCACGCCGTGTGGCGCGAACTTTTTTGTCAGGGCAAGCCGCGCCTGCTCTTGTCCGTGAATCTGCGCGGTCTGGACGCCGAGGGGCGGATGTTCCACCTCTGCCGGGACATGGGGGTGCCTGTGGCCCTGTGGCTGGTGGACAATCCCTGGCACGTGCTGTCCGCCCTGCGGCTGCCCTGGTGGCGCGAGGCTCACATCTTTGTGACTGACGCCTCCTTCATGCCCGAACTGGCGGCGGCCGGGGCGCGGCATGTGCACCATCTGCCGCTGGCGGTGGCCCCGCACATGTGGCGCGGGCAGGAAACCGCGCCTGCTGCGCCGGAAAAGGCCGAGCCGCTTTTTGTGGGACGCTCCGCCTTTCCGCACAAGGAACGGTTTTTTGCGGCGGCCAGCGTGCCGGAAGATCTCCAGAATGAAGCGCTGGCACTGCTTGAGAACAATGAAGCGCCCTCAGGCGGGCCCAATTATTTCTGGTGGCGGCATCGGCTGGGGGGGGCTGCCTGGCCCGGTTCCGCCGTGCGCGGTGCGGGACTTGGAGCGGAAATCTGCGCCCGCGCCAACCGCGCCCGATGGCTGCGTATGCTGCTGGAGGGCAGGGCGAGCAAGTGCGATGGAGTAGGCGGAGAGGAACGCCCGCCGCTGCGGATCATCGGCGACGCAGGGTGGAAGGCCCTGCTGCCCGGCGCGGACATTCTGCCCCCTGTGGATTACTATGCGGCCCTGCCAGCGTGGTATGCCCGCGCGGTGACGCTCAATGTCACCAGCCTGCTTTTGCCGCACAGCCTGAGCCAGCGCCACTTTGACGTTTGGGCCGCAGGTGGGGTGCTGCTCAGTGACGCCACGTCCGGTCTGGACATATTTGCCCCGGATATTGCTGATGCCGTTCGCCTTGACCGTCCTGAAGACTTCTGGCCGCGCTGGGACGCCCTGCGCACCCGGCCCGCGCACGCGCGTGACCTGCGGCTGGCCTGGCGCGAACAGTTGCGGCTGGGTCACGAATACACGCACCGGGTGCGGCGCATCTGCCAACTGGCAGGCATTGAAATCGCCCCTGCTGCCCAGGCCATTTCACAGTGA
- a CDS encoding superoxide dismutase family protein gives MKKNLLALCFMCCALLIGAGAVQAESVKVPVNKISDEGVGDAIGFITFTDDGKGGVDILMDVVGISEGQHGFHVHENPSCAAVEKDGKKVAGLAAGGHFDPDKTGKHEGPGKHGHKGDLPALTADAKGEVKGKLHAPNLAVKDLKGRSVIIHAGGDNYSDQPAPLGGGGARIACGVIN, from the coding sequence ATGAAAAAAAATCTGTTGGCTTTGTGCTTCATGTGCTGCGCCCTCTTGATCGGAGCAGGCGCCGTGCAGGCTGAAAGCGTCAAGGTTCCTGTCAATAAAATTTCCGACGAAGGCGTGGGCGACGCCATCGGCTTTATCACCTTCACCGATGACGGCAAGGGCGGCGTGGATATTCTGATGGATGTGGTGGGCATCAGCGAAGGTCAGCACGGCTTCCACGTGCATGAAAATCCCTCGTGCGCCGCTGTGGAAAAAGACGGCAAAAAGGTGGCTGGCCTCGCCGCTGGCGGCCATTTTGACCCCGATAAAACCGGCAAGCATGAAGGCCCCGGCAAGCATGGCCACAAGGGTGATTTGCCCGCCCTTACCGCCGACGCCAAGGGCGAAGTCAAGGGCAAGCTGCATGCTCCCAACCTGGCCGTCAAGGACCTCAAGGGCCGTTCCGTTATTATCCACGCCGGCGGCGACAACTACTCCGACCAGCCCGCGCCCCTGGGCGGCGGCGGCGCTCGCATAGCCTGCGGCGTGATCAACTAG
- a CDS encoding YebC/PmpR family DNA-binding transcriptional regulator, with amino-acid sequence MSGHSKWANIQHRKGRQDAKRGKIFTKAAKEIIIAAKTGGDPVSNSRLRAAIAAAKAVNLPKDKIEGAIRKGTGEDAGGDLTETFYEGYGPGGIAVMVEVATDNKNRTVAEVRHLFSKHGGSMGENGSVGWMFDRKGVISIEKNAYPEDKIMEAALEAGADDVIDDEDEWTIHTAMSDFTAVRDALEAAGIAMQSAELAMVPQNLVGVDADMGQKVLRLMDALDDNDDVQNVYANVDFPDDMPTD; translated from the coding sequence ATGTCTGGTCATAGCAAATGGGCCAATATTCAGCACCGCAAGGGGCGTCAGGACGCCAAGCGCGGCAAGATATTCACCAAGGCTGCCAAGGAAATCATCATCGCCGCCAAGACCGGCGGCGACCCTGTCAGCAACTCCCGCCTGCGCGCGGCCATCGCGGCAGCCAAGGCGGTGAACCTGCCCAAGGACAAGATTGAGGGCGCCATCCGCAAGGGCACCGGCGAAGACGCTGGCGGCGATCTCACCGAAACCTTCTATGAAGGCTACGGCCCCGGCGGCATTGCCGTCATGGTTGAAGTGGCCACCGACAACAAGAACCGCACCGTTGCCGAAGTACGCCACCTTTTTTCCAAGCATGGCGGCTCCATGGGCGAAAACGGCAGCGTTGGCTGGATGTTTGACCGCAAGGGCGTCATCAGCATTGAAAAAAACGCCTATCCTGAAGACAAGATTATGGAAGCGGCGCTGGAAGCCGGAGCCGACGACGTTATTGACGATGAGGACGAATGGACCATCCACACGGCCATGAGCGATTTTACCGCCGTGCGTGACGCCCTGGAAGCCGCGGGCATCGCCATGCAGTCGGCCGAGCTTGCCATGGTGCCGCAAAACCTGGTGGGTGTTGACGCCGACATGGGCCAGAAGGTTCTGCGCCTCATGGACGCCCTGGACGACAACGACGACGTGCAGAACGTGTACGCCAACGTTGACTTTCCCGACGACATGCCTACGGATTAG